One Denticeps clupeoides chromosome 10, fDenClu1.1, whole genome shotgun sequence genomic window carries:
- the kif1b gene encoding kinesin-like protein KIF1B isoform X25 yields the protein MSAQEMEANTAALGYRRKDLKDIHNNNHRYLLATENQRPGHFSTAPMGTLSASPSSGSLCSQLGLQSVSSIQERIMSTPGGEEAIERLKESEKIIAELNETWEEKLRKTEAIRMEREALLAEMGVAIREDGGTLGVFSPKKIYPERPTSLFGEFDSFPTPQLFVERPCDLYADFNGVFSPKKTPHLVNLNEDPLMSECLLYYIKDGITRVGQADAERRQDIVLSGAHIKEEHCFFRSERNANGDVVVMLVPCEGSETYVNGKRVMSAVQLRSGNRIIMGKNHVFRFNHPEQARAEREKTPSAETPVEPVDWTFAQRELLEKQGIDMKQEMEKRLTEMEILYKKEKEEADQLLEQQRLVYESKLQELQKQVETRSLIAETPDEEEEEEDEEEVPWTQHEYELAQWAFRKWRYHQFTSLRDQLWGNAVYLKEANAISVELKKKVQFQFVLLTDTLYSPLPPDLLPPEPEKERDSRPFPRTVVAVEVQDLKNGAIHYWSLEKLKQRLEQMREMYDRAGELASTNQEDGDGALTGSDPFYDRFHWFKLVGSSPIFQGCVNERLADRTPSPTFSTADSDITELADERQSEMEDFMDDEAFVDDTSSDAGTEEGSDLFSDGQDPFYDRSPWFILVGRAFVYLSNLLYPVPLVHRVAVVTEKGEVRGFLRVGVQAIAADDEAPDYGSGVRQSGTAKISFDDEYFKKSDFPSTAMTRSGLSLEELRIVEGQGQSSELTTPSEEMNRINDMDLKLARMEGKLGQRDELAEHLEVGSIFTFRVTVLQASGIAPEYADIFCQFNFLHRHDEAFSTEPLKNTGKGSPLGFYHVQNISVEVTESFIEYIKTKPIVFEVFGHYQQHPLHLHGQEIISPLQPSKKYYPPPTPLSKPDHAKKIELIRYLMSGYVNVQVLDTLSEHANALASTAVASLEDSGDQLTQFPFLPVPNSPVRTVPKHHVPATKLNTITKSNLGLCVSKYDLLVWFEISELEPTGEYIPAVVDHTGGLPCNGTYLLHQGIQRRITVTLIHEKGSELHWKDVRELVVGRIRNKSEVDDTAADAVLSLNIISAKNIKSSQNSNRLCIDKDIARTFYRFEAVWDSSLHNSLLLNRVTPYGEKIYMTLSAYLELDHCIQPAIITKDICMVFYSRDAKISPPRSLRSLFGTGYSKTPDCNRVTGVYELSLCKMSDTGSPGMQRRRRKVLDTSVAYVRGEENLAGWRPRGDSLILEHQWELEKLEQLHEVEKTRHLLLLREKLSETAPQKSLSDSLSPSLSSGTLSSSTSISSQISSTTFESAITPSESSGYDSADIESLVDREKELATKCLRLLTHTFNNEYSQVCNSISDCKLSDISPIGRDSSVTSFSSATLTPSSTCPSLADSRCGSMDQKTPEANSRASSPSCLDYENFPMVATLETPYLARAGKHEFLNLLPDIEEMRPGSVVSKKGYLSFMEPRSNSWVKHFVVVRRPYVFIYNSDKDPVERGVLNLSTAQVEYSEDQRAMLKTPNTFAVCTKHRGILLQANNDKDMNDWLYAFNPLLAGTIRSKLGLGSRVSGPMKN from the exons GAATCTGAAAAAATCATTGCTGAACTTAATGAGACATGGGAAGAGAAACTTCGGAAGACCGAAGCCATCCGTATGGAGAG AGAGGCTCTCTTGGCAGAAATGGGTGTTGCCATTCGGGAGGATGGGGGGACACTTGGTGTATTCTCACCTAAAAAG ATATATCCAGAAAGGCCAACATCATTGTTTGGTGAATTTGATTCTTTTCCTACTCCGCAG CTTTTTGTAGAGAGACCTTGTGATCTCTATGCTGATTTTAATGGGGTGTTTTCCCCAAAAAAG aCTCCTCACCTGGTGAACCTTAACGAAGACCCACTCATGTCTGAGTGTTTGCTGTACTACATTAAAGATGGAATTACAAG GGTGGGCCAGGCTGATGCAGAACGTCGGCAGGACATTGTCCTAAGTGGAGCCCATATCAAAGAGGAGCATTGTTTCTTCCGCAGTGAGAGGAACGCCAATGGGGATG TTGTTGTGATGTTGGTGCCATGCGAAGGATCAGAAACATATGTAAATGGGAAACGTGTGATGTCTGCTGTGCAGCTCCGTTCTG GGAACCGCATCATCATGGGTAAGAACCACGTGTTTCGGTTCAACCACCCTGAGCAGGCTCGTGCTGAGCGTGAGAAGACACCATCGGCGGAGACTCCTGTGGAGCCAGTGGACTGGACCTTTGCTCAGAGAGAGCTGCTGGAAAAGCAGGGTATCGACATGAAACAGGAGATGGAGAAGAG ACTAACCGAAATGGAGATCCTTTACAAGAAGGAGAAAGAAGAAGCAGACCAGCTTCTTGAGCAGCAGAGACTT GTATATGAGAGTAAGCTGCAAGAGCTCCAGAAGCAGGTGGAGACACGCTCACTGATTGCTGAAACacctgatgaggaggaggaggaggaagatgaggaagaag TGCCATGGACTCAGCATGAGTATGAACTTGCCCAGTGGGCCTTCAGGAAATGGAGGTACCACCAGTTCACATCCCTAAGAGATCAGTTGTGGGGCAATGCAGTATACCTGAAAGAGGCTAATGCCATCAGTGTGGAGCTGAAGAAGAAG GTCCAGTTTCAGTTTGTGCTGCTGACAGACACACTGTACTCTCCATTGCCTCCTGACCTCCTGCCTCCTGAGCCAGAGAAGGAGCGTGACTCCCGGCCATTCCCACGTACTGTGGTTGCCGTGGAGGTCCAAGACTTGAAAAATGGAGCTATTCACTACTGGTCTCTGGAGAAGCTCAA GCAGAGGCTAGAGCAGATGCGGGAGATGTATGATCGTGCTGGAGAACTGGCCTCTACCAATCAGGAGGATGGGGATGGGGCGCTGACTGGCAGTGACCCGTTCTACGACAGGTTCCACTGGTTCAAGCTAGTGGGCAG TTCACCCATTTTTCAAGGGTGTGTGAATGAGCGCTTGGCGGACCGTACACCCTCACCCACCTTTTCCACAGCCGATTCTGACATCACCGAGCTGGCAGATGAGCGGCAGAGCGAGATGGAGGACTTCATGGATGACGAGGCATTTGTGGATGACACCAGCTCTGATGCCGGCACTGAGGAAGGCTCTGACCTCTTTAGTGATGGCCAGGACCCCTTCTATGACCGCTCCCCCTGGTTCATACTAGTGGGAAG agCCTTCGTCTACCTGAGTAACCTGCTGTACCCGGTCCCCCTGGTGCACCGCGTCGCCGTGGTAACGGAAAAGGGCGAGGTGCGGGGTTTTCTACGTGTTGGGGTCCAGGCCATCGCAG CTGATGACGAAGCCCCAGACTATGGCTCTGGAGTGAGACAGTCTGGCACTGCTAAGATCTCGTTTGATGATGAATATTTCAAGAAG AGTGATTTCCCCTCCACAGCCATGACTCGTTCAGGGCTTTCTCTGGAGGAACTGCGTATTGTGGAAGGCCAGGGTCAGAGCTCTGAGCTTACCACTCCCTCTGAGGAGATGAACAGAATTAACGATATGG ACCTGAAGCTGGCTCGAATGGAGGGAAAGCTTGGTCAGAGAGATGAACTTGCAGAACACCTTGAGGTCGGAAGCATCTTTACCTTCCGTGTGACTGTGCTGCAAGCCAGCGGAATTGCACCTGAGTACGCCGACATCTTCTGCCAGTTCAA CTTCCTACATCGCCACGATGAGGCTTTCTCCACCGAACCGCTAAAGAACACAGGCAAAGGCTCGCCGCTGGGCTTCTACCATGTACAAAAt ATCTCTGTGGAGGTAACAGAGTCTTTCATTGAGTACATTAAGACCAAGCCCATTGTTTTTGAAGTGTTTGGCCACTACCAGCAACATCCACTCCACCTTCACGGTCAGGAGATTATCAG CCCTCTTCAGCCATCTAAGAAATATTACCCCCCACCTACACCCCTGAGCAAACCAG ACCATGCCAAAAAGATCGAGCTTATCAGGTACTTGATGAGTGGGTACGTGAATGTGCAGGTGTTGGACACTCTCTCAGAGCACGCCAATGCTCTGGCCTCCACTGCTGTGGCCAGCCTGGAGGATAGCGGTGACCAGCTCACACAATTCCCCTTCCTCCCGGTGCCAAACAGCCCGGTCAGGACTGTGCCCAAGCACCATG TTCCGGCCACAAAACTGAACACAATCACCAAGTCCAACCTGGGCCTGTGTGTGAGCAAGTACGATCTGCTGGTGTGGTTTGAGATCAGTGAGTTGGAGCCTACTGGAGA GTATATTCCAGCAGTGGTGGATCATACTGGAGGGTTGCCCTGCAATGGGACCTACCTACTTCACCAG GGGATCCAGCGCAGGATCACGGTCACCCTCATCCATGAAAAGGGAAGTGAGCTTCACTGGAAGGATGTCCGGGAGCTTGTTGTGG GTCGCATCAGGAACAAATCAGAAGTGGATGACACTGCAGCTGATGCAGTCCTGTCCCTCAACATAATCTCTGCCAAAAATATCAAGTCGTCCCAGAACTCCAACAG GCTTTGTATTGATAAGGATATTGCTAG AACGTTTTACCGCTTTGAGGCAGTGTGGGACAGCTCACTACACAACTCCCTCTTGCTGAACCGCGTCACTCCATACGGAGAAAAGATATACATGACCCTCTCTGCATACCTAGAG CTTGACCACTGTATTCAGCCAGCCATCATTACCAAAGATATCTGCATGGTCTTCTACTCCAGAGATGCTAAGATCTCCCCCCCACGTTCTCTAAGAAGTCTCTTTGGCACTGGCTACTCCAAGACTCCTGATTG CAACCGAGTGACTGGCGTCTATGAGCTGAGCTTGTGCAAGATGTCTGACACAGGAAGCCCAG GAATGCAGCGGCGGAGACGGAAGGTTCTGGACACGTCGGTGGCATATGTTCGTGGGGAGGAGAACCTGGCTGGCTGGAGGCCTCGAGGAGACAGCCTCATCCTTGAGCACCAGTGGGAActggagaagctggagcagTTGCATGAG GTGGAAAAAACACGCCACCTTCTGCTTCTCCGGGAGAAGCTGAGTGAGACAGCACCTCAGAAATCCCTGAGTGACTCTCTGTCCCCCAGCCTGAGCAGTGGGACCCTCAGCAGCTCTACCAGCATCTCGTCCCAGATCTCCAGTACCACTTTCGAGAGTGCCATCACACCGAGCGAGAGTAGCGGCTATGATTCCGCTGACATCGAGAGCCTGGTGGACCGTGAGAAGGAGCTGGCCACAAAg TGCCTCCGTCTGCTCACCCACACCTTCAACAATGAATACAGCCAAGTGTGCAACAGCATCAGTGATTGCAAG TTGTCAGACATCTCTCCCATTGGCCGTGACTCATCTGTTACCAGCTTCAGCAGTGCCACCCTGACCCCATCCTCCACCTGCCCCTCGCTGGCAGACTCCCGCTGTGGATCTATGGATCAAAA gaCTCCTGAGGCTAATTCTCGTGCCTCCAGCCCCAGCTGTTTGGATTACGAGAACTTTCCCATGGTGGCCACTCTGGAGACCCCATACCTGGCCCGTGCTGGCAAGCATGAGTTCCTCAACCTGCTACCTGACATAGAGGAGATGAGGCCAGG GTCTGTGGTGTCCAAAAAGGGATACCTGAGCTTCATGGAGCCACGCTCTAACTCATGGGTGAAGCACTTTGTAGTGGTGCGGCGGCCATATGTCTTCATCTACAACAGTGACAAGGACCCAGTTGAGAGGGGCGTCCTGAACCTGTCCACCGCCCAGGTGGAGTACAGTGAGGACCAGCGTGCCATGCTAAAG ACTCCCAACACATTTGCTGTGTGTACCAAGCATAGAGGGATCCTGCTGCAAGCAAACAATGACAAGGACATGAACGACTGGCTTTACGCCTTCAACCCGTTGCTAGCAGGAACTATAAG GTCAAAGTTAGGACTGGGAAGTAGAGTCAGTGGCCCGATGAAGAACTGA
- the kif1b gene encoding kinesin-like protein KIF1B isoform X26, translating into MSAQEMEANTAALGYRRKAPMGTLSASPSSGSLCSQLGLQSVSSIQERIMSTPGGEEAIERLKESEKIIAELNETWEEKLRKTEAIRMEREALLAEMGVAIREDGGTLGVFSPKKIYPERPTSLFGEFDSFPTPQLFVERPCDLYADFNGVFSPKKTPHLVNLNEDPLMSECLLYYIKDGITRVGQADAERRQDIVLSGAHIKEEHCFFRSERNANGDVVVMLVPCEGSETYVNGKRVMSAVQLRSGNRIIMGKNHVFRFNHPEQARAEREKTPSAETPVEPVDWTFAQRELLEKQGIDMKQEMEKRLTEMEILYKKEKEEADQLLEQQRLVYESKLQELQKQVETRSLIAETPDEEEEEEDEEEVPWTQHEYELAQWAFRKWRYHQFTSLRDQLWGNAVYLKEANAISVELKKKVQFQFVLLTDTLYSPLPPDLLPPEPEKERDSRPFPRTVVAVEVQDLKNGAIHYWSLEKLKQRLEQMREMYDRAGELASTNQEDGDGALTGSDPFYDRFHWFKLVGSSPIFQGCVNERLADRTPSPTFSTADSDITELADERQSEMEDFMDDEAFVDDTSSDAGTEEGSDLFSDGQDPFYDRSPWFILVGRAFVYLSNLLYPVPLVHRVAVVTEKGEVRGFLRVGVQAIAADDEAPDYGSGVRQSGTAKISFDDEYFKKSDFPSTAMTRSGLSLEELRIVEGQGQSSELTTPSEEMNRINDMDLKLARMEGKLGQRDELAEHLEVGSIFTFRVTVLQASGIAPEYADIFCQFNFLHRHDEAFSTEPLKNTGKGSPLGFYHVQNISVEVTESFIEYIKTKPIVFEVFGHYQQHPLHLHGQEIISPLQPSKKYYPPPTPLSKPDHAKKIELIRYLMSGYVNVQVLDTLSEHANALASTAVASLEDSGDQLTQFPFLPVPNSPVRTVPKHHVPATKLNTITKSNLGLCVSKYDLLVWFEISELEPTGEYIPAVVDHTGGLPCNGTYLLHQGIQRRITVTLIHEKGSELHWKDVRELVVGRIRNKSEVDDTAADAVLSLNIISAKNIKSSQNSNRLCIDKDIARTFYRFEAVWDSSLHNSLLLNRVTPYGEKIYMTLSAYLELDHCIQPAIITKDICMVFYSRDAKISPPRSLRSLFGTGYSKTPDCNRVTGVYELSLCKMSDTGSPGMQRRRRKVLDTSVAYVRGEENLAGWRPRGDSLILEHQWELEKLEQLHEVEKTRHLLLLREKLSETAPQKSLSDSLSPSLSSGTLSSSTSISSQISSTTFESAITPSESSGYDSADIESLVDREKELATKCLRLLTHTFNNEYSQVCNSISDCKLSDISPIGRDSSVTSFSSATLTPSSTCPSLADSRCGSMDQKTPEANSRASSPSCLDYENFPMVATLETPYLARAGKHEFLNLLPDIEEMRPGSVVSKKGYLSFMEPRSNSWVKHFVVVRRPYVFIYNSDKDPVERGVLNLSTAQVEYSEDQRAMLKTPNTFAVCTKHRGILLQANNDKDMNDWLYAFNPLLAGTIRSKLGLGSRVSGPMKN; encoded by the exons GAATCTGAAAAAATCATTGCTGAACTTAATGAGACATGGGAAGAGAAACTTCGGAAGACCGAAGCCATCCGTATGGAGAG AGAGGCTCTCTTGGCAGAAATGGGTGTTGCCATTCGGGAGGATGGGGGGACACTTGGTGTATTCTCACCTAAAAAG ATATATCCAGAAAGGCCAACATCATTGTTTGGTGAATTTGATTCTTTTCCTACTCCGCAG CTTTTTGTAGAGAGACCTTGTGATCTCTATGCTGATTTTAATGGGGTGTTTTCCCCAAAAAAG aCTCCTCACCTGGTGAACCTTAACGAAGACCCACTCATGTCTGAGTGTTTGCTGTACTACATTAAAGATGGAATTACAAG GGTGGGCCAGGCTGATGCAGAACGTCGGCAGGACATTGTCCTAAGTGGAGCCCATATCAAAGAGGAGCATTGTTTCTTCCGCAGTGAGAGGAACGCCAATGGGGATG TTGTTGTGATGTTGGTGCCATGCGAAGGATCAGAAACATATGTAAATGGGAAACGTGTGATGTCTGCTGTGCAGCTCCGTTCTG GGAACCGCATCATCATGGGTAAGAACCACGTGTTTCGGTTCAACCACCCTGAGCAGGCTCGTGCTGAGCGTGAGAAGACACCATCGGCGGAGACTCCTGTGGAGCCAGTGGACTGGACCTTTGCTCAGAGAGAGCTGCTGGAAAAGCAGGGTATCGACATGAAACAGGAGATGGAGAAGAG ACTAACCGAAATGGAGATCCTTTACAAGAAGGAGAAAGAAGAAGCAGACCAGCTTCTTGAGCAGCAGAGACTT GTATATGAGAGTAAGCTGCAAGAGCTCCAGAAGCAGGTGGAGACACGCTCACTGATTGCTGAAACacctgatgaggaggaggaggaggaagatgaggaagaag TGCCATGGACTCAGCATGAGTATGAACTTGCCCAGTGGGCCTTCAGGAAATGGAGGTACCACCAGTTCACATCCCTAAGAGATCAGTTGTGGGGCAATGCAGTATACCTGAAAGAGGCTAATGCCATCAGTGTGGAGCTGAAGAAGAAG GTCCAGTTTCAGTTTGTGCTGCTGACAGACACACTGTACTCTCCATTGCCTCCTGACCTCCTGCCTCCTGAGCCAGAGAAGGAGCGTGACTCCCGGCCATTCCCACGTACTGTGGTTGCCGTGGAGGTCCAAGACTTGAAAAATGGAGCTATTCACTACTGGTCTCTGGAGAAGCTCAA GCAGAGGCTAGAGCAGATGCGGGAGATGTATGATCGTGCTGGAGAACTGGCCTCTACCAATCAGGAGGATGGGGATGGGGCGCTGACTGGCAGTGACCCGTTCTACGACAGGTTCCACTGGTTCAAGCTAGTGGGCAG TTCACCCATTTTTCAAGGGTGTGTGAATGAGCGCTTGGCGGACCGTACACCCTCACCCACCTTTTCCACAGCCGATTCTGACATCACCGAGCTGGCAGATGAGCGGCAGAGCGAGATGGAGGACTTCATGGATGACGAGGCATTTGTGGATGACACCAGCTCTGATGCCGGCACTGAGGAAGGCTCTGACCTCTTTAGTGATGGCCAGGACCCCTTCTATGACCGCTCCCCCTGGTTCATACTAGTGGGAAG agCCTTCGTCTACCTGAGTAACCTGCTGTACCCGGTCCCCCTGGTGCACCGCGTCGCCGTGGTAACGGAAAAGGGCGAGGTGCGGGGTTTTCTACGTGTTGGGGTCCAGGCCATCGCAG CTGATGACGAAGCCCCAGACTATGGCTCTGGAGTGAGACAGTCTGGCACTGCTAAGATCTCGTTTGATGATGAATATTTCAAGAAG AGTGATTTCCCCTCCACAGCCATGACTCGTTCAGGGCTTTCTCTGGAGGAACTGCGTATTGTGGAAGGCCAGGGTCAGAGCTCTGAGCTTACCACTCCCTCTGAGGAGATGAACAGAATTAACGATATGG ACCTGAAGCTGGCTCGAATGGAGGGAAAGCTTGGTCAGAGAGATGAACTTGCAGAACACCTTGAGGTCGGAAGCATCTTTACCTTCCGTGTGACTGTGCTGCAAGCCAGCGGAATTGCACCTGAGTACGCCGACATCTTCTGCCAGTTCAA CTTCCTACATCGCCACGATGAGGCTTTCTCCACCGAACCGCTAAAGAACACAGGCAAAGGCTCGCCGCTGGGCTTCTACCATGTACAAAAt ATCTCTGTGGAGGTAACAGAGTCTTTCATTGAGTACATTAAGACCAAGCCCATTGTTTTTGAAGTGTTTGGCCACTACCAGCAACATCCACTCCACCTTCACGGTCAGGAGATTATCAG CCCTCTTCAGCCATCTAAGAAATATTACCCCCCACCTACACCCCTGAGCAAACCAG ACCATGCCAAAAAGATCGAGCTTATCAGGTACTTGATGAGTGGGTACGTGAATGTGCAGGTGTTGGACACTCTCTCAGAGCACGCCAATGCTCTGGCCTCCACTGCTGTGGCCAGCCTGGAGGATAGCGGTGACCAGCTCACACAATTCCCCTTCCTCCCGGTGCCAAACAGCCCGGTCAGGACTGTGCCCAAGCACCATG TTCCGGCCACAAAACTGAACACAATCACCAAGTCCAACCTGGGCCTGTGTGTGAGCAAGTACGATCTGCTGGTGTGGTTTGAGATCAGTGAGTTGGAGCCTACTGGAGA GTATATTCCAGCAGTGGTGGATCATACTGGAGGGTTGCCCTGCAATGGGACCTACCTACTTCACCAG GGGATCCAGCGCAGGATCACGGTCACCCTCATCCATGAAAAGGGAAGTGAGCTTCACTGGAAGGATGTCCGGGAGCTTGTTGTGG GTCGCATCAGGAACAAATCAGAAGTGGATGACACTGCAGCTGATGCAGTCCTGTCCCTCAACATAATCTCTGCCAAAAATATCAAGTCGTCCCAGAACTCCAACAG GCTTTGTATTGATAAGGATATTGCTAG AACGTTTTACCGCTTTGAGGCAGTGTGGGACAGCTCACTACACAACTCCCTCTTGCTGAACCGCGTCACTCCATACGGAGAAAAGATATACATGACCCTCTCTGCATACCTAGAG CTTGACCACTGTATTCAGCCAGCCATCATTACCAAAGATATCTGCATGGTCTTCTACTCCAGAGATGCTAAGATCTCCCCCCCACGTTCTCTAAGAAGTCTCTTTGGCACTGGCTACTCCAAGACTCCTGATTG CAACCGAGTGACTGGCGTCTATGAGCTGAGCTTGTGCAAGATGTCTGACACAGGAAGCCCAG GAATGCAGCGGCGGAGACGGAAGGTTCTGGACACGTCGGTGGCATATGTTCGTGGGGAGGAGAACCTGGCTGGCTGGAGGCCTCGAGGAGACAGCCTCATCCTTGAGCACCAGTGGGAActggagaagctggagcagTTGCATGAG GTGGAAAAAACACGCCACCTTCTGCTTCTCCGGGAGAAGCTGAGTGAGACAGCACCTCAGAAATCCCTGAGTGACTCTCTGTCCCCCAGCCTGAGCAGTGGGACCCTCAGCAGCTCTACCAGCATCTCGTCCCAGATCTCCAGTACCACTTTCGAGAGTGCCATCACACCGAGCGAGAGTAGCGGCTATGATTCCGCTGACATCGAGAGCCTGGTGGACCGTGAGAAGGAGCTGGCCACAAAg TGCCTCCGTCTGCTCACCCACACCTTCAACAATGAATACAGCCAAGTGTGCAACAGCATCAGTGATTGCAAG TTGTCAGACATCTCTCCCATTGGCCGTGACTCATCTGTTACCAGCTTCAGCAGTGCCACCCTGACCCCATCCTCCACCTGCCCCTCGCTGGCAGACTCCCGCTGTGGATCTATGGATCAAAA gaCTCCTGAGGCTAATTCTCGTGCCTCCAGCCCCAGCTGTTTGGATTACGAGAACTTTCCCATGGTGGCCACTCTGGAGACCCCATACCTGGCCCGTGCTGGCAAGCATGAGTTCCTCAACCTGCTACCTGACATAGAGGAGATGAGGCCAGG GTCTGTGGTGTCCAAAAAGGGATACCTGAGCTTCATGGAGCCACGCTCTAACTCATGGGTGAAGCACTTTGTAGTGGTGCGGCGGCCATATGTCTTCATCTACAACAGTGACAAGGACCCAGTTGAGAGGGGCGTCCTGAACCTGTCCACCGCCCAGGTGGAGTACAGTGAGGACCAGCGTGCCATGCTAAAG ACTCCCAACACATTTGCTGTGTGTACCAAGCATAGAGGGATCCTGCTGCAAGCAAACAATGACAAGGACATGAACGACTGGCTTTACGCCTTCAACCCGTTGCTAGCAGGAACTATAAG GTCAAAGTTAGGACTGGGAAGTAGAGTCAGTGGCCCGATGAAGAACTGA